In uncultured delta proteobacterium, the following proteins share a genomic window:
- a CDS encoding putative nucleotidyl transferase (Evidence 3 : Function proposed based on presence of conserved amino acid motif, structural feature or limited homology) → MLTVAILAGGLATRMRPATETIPKSLLDVAGEPFVYHQLRLLQRRGITRVVFCLGYLGGQIESAVGDGSQFGLSVSYSYDGPELLGTGGALRRALPLFGESFFVLYGDSYLPCDFATVQAAFRESGKPALMTVFRNEGRFDASNVIFENGIIVRYDKKEKNPRMQHIDYGLGILTANDLEYCIPAGTKYDLADLYRVLLERGHLAGYEVFERFYEIGSPQGLRELAERIGFLP, encoded by the coding sequence ATGTTAACTGTTGCAATACTTGCCGGCGGCCTGGCCACGCGGATGCGCCCCGCTACCGAAACCATCCCTAAGTCTCTTTTGGATGTCGCCGGCGAGCCCTTTGTTTATCACCAGCTCCGCTTGTTGCAACGGCGAGGAATTACACGGGTTGTCTTCTGTCTTGGCTATTTAGGGGGACAGATCGAGTCGGCCGTGGGCGACGGTTCCCAGTTCGGGTTGAGCGTTTCCTACTCATATGACGGCCCTGAACTATTGGGAACGGGCGGCGCTCTCCGCCGTGCGCTTCCTCTGTTTGGCGAATCTTTTTTTGTTTTGTACGGAGACTCCTATTTGCCCTGTGATTTCGCCACGGTGCAGGCGGCTTTCAGAGAGAGCGGCAAACCCGCCCTGATGACGGTTTTTCGCAATGAGGGACGGTTCGACGCAAGCAACGTCATATTTGAGAACGGGATCATTGTCCGTTACGATAAAAAAGAAAAAAATCCGAGAATGCAGCATATTGATTACGGCTTGGGCATTCTTACGGCGAATGATCTTGAGTACTGTATTCCTGCGGGAACGAAATATGACCTTGCGGACCTATATCGCGTATTGCTTGAAAGAGGGCACTTGGCCGGATATGAAGTTTTTGAACGATTTTATGAAATAGGCTCACCGCAAGGTTTGCGCGAATTGGCGGAGCGAATAGGTTTTTTGCCGTGA
- a CDS encoding putative D,D-heptose 1,7-bisphosphate phosphatase (Evidence 3 : Function proposed based on presence of conserved amino acid motif, structural feature or limited homology), whose amino-acid sequence MTCKAVFLDRDGVLNVAVIRNGKSFPPADAASLVLTPGAKEAIERMRRAGYLCICVTNQPDVARGSRTLENVAAMNEKVAAALALDDLFMCTHDNDDHCACRKPKPGMLLDAAAKWGINLRASIMIGDRASDMEAGFAAGCQTVFIPNPEILGQKIPSFTVVCKTLTDAAEYVAMSGNKENVL is encoded by the coding sequence ATGACCTGCAAGGCGGTTTTTCTCGATCGGGACGGGGTTCTGAATGTTGCCGTTATTCGGAATGGAAAAAGTTTTCCCCCTGCGGATGCGGCGAGCTTGGTGTTGACCCCCGGCGCGAAAGAGGCAATAGAACGGATGCGTCGAGCCGGTTATTTATGTATTTGCGTTACAAATCAGCCAGATGTTGCCAGAGGCTCTCGTACTCTGGAAAATGTCGCGGCCATGAATGAAAAGGTTGCTGCCGCGCTGGCCCTTGATGACCTTTTTATGTGCACCCATGACAACGACGACCATTGCGCGTGTCGCAAGCCCAAACCCGGAATGCTTTTGGATGCAGCGGCAAAATGGGGTATTAATCTGCGAGCGAGCATCATGATCGGAGATCGAGCAAGTGATATGGAGGCCGGATTTGCGGCGGGCTGCCAGACAGTGTTTATCCCAAATCCCGAAATACTTGGGCAGAAAATCCCATCCTTTACAGTAGTGTGCAAAACACTCACCGATGCAGCGGAGTATGTCGCGATGTCGGGAAACAAAGAGAATGTATTATGA
- a CDS encoding Methyltransferase 24: protein MSKWPKRLPELTAEQERISAEFMAAHLDAMQTKWYGFVEGFNHKYPLRSFSPGCRTLELGAGLAAHLKYERYTEQEYYCNELLPELCKRIKMDYPGVNVVPGDCQKGFLQFEDGFFDRILAIHVLEHLPNLPAAVREAYRLLRAGGQFSVVIPCEGGLATRIARNISARRHFEKRYGQSYDWFIQSQHINFPEEILEELFLYFAPIHNRWFPSVFPSVSFNLFLGMTLVKRGEGILA, encoded by the coding sequence ATGTCGAAATGGCCCAAGCGTTTGCCGGAATTGACGGCCGAGCAGGAACGGATCAGTGCCGAGTTTATGGCGGCGCACCTGGATGCCATGCAGACGAAATGGTACGGGTTTGTTGAGGGTTTTAACCATAAATATCCTCTCCGTTCGTTTTCGCCGGGTTGTCGTACGTTGGAGCTTGGAGCCGGACTTGCAGCCCATCTCAAATATGAGCGATACACTGAGCAGGAATATTATTGCAACGAACTGTTGCCCGAGCTCTGCAAGCGCATAAAGATGGACTATCCCGGAGTGAATGTAGTGCCGGGAGATTGCCAGAAAGGTTTCCTACAATTTGAGGACGGCTTTTTTGATCGTATTTTGGCGATACACGTTCTGGAGCATTTGCCCAACCTCCCGGCGGCCGTTCGAGAAGCGTACCGTCTGCTTCGTGCGGGAGGGCAGTTTTCAGTCGTCATCCCCTGCGAGGGCGGTCTTGCCACCCGGATTGCGCGGAATATATCGGCTCGGCGACATTTTGAAAAAAGATACGGACAAAGCTACGACTGGTTTATACAGTCGCAGCACATAAACTTTCCTGAAGAAATTTTGGAAGAGCTTTTTTTGTACTTTGCTCCGATCCATAATCGCTGGTTTCCCTCAGTGTTCCCATCGGTCTCTTTCAATCTCTTTTTGGGCATGACATTGGTAAAACGCGGTGAGGGCATTTTGGCATGA
- a CDS encoding Oxidoreductase domain protein yields MKLGIIGCGLIGAKRTAAMPELTLVAAADVDYTRAQALCARYGGQSFDDAAGVFASDADIVVIAVTHNQLAPLALEAIRAGKHVLLEKPGARTAGELADVAALAKEKNLKIKVGFNHRFHPAIWKAKELVDQGAVGEILFVRGRYGHGGRPGYDKEWRFSKSLSGGGELLDQGTHLIDLSRWFLGEFTEVRGVLPRYFWRGEVEDNCFLTLLTAKGQCAHLHASWTEWKNMFCLEIYGKDGKLQIDGLGGSYGLEQLAFYKMLPGMGPPETTIWQYPFPDSSWALEMHELVDAIQNDRQPVGDIADAIANLTVVDALYAQGASA; encoded by the coding sequence ATGAAATTGGGCATTATCGGATGCGGCCTTATAGGCGCCAAGCGGACGGCGGCTATGCCTGAGCTGACCTTGGTGGCCGCCGCCGACGTGGACTATACCCGGGCGCAAGCGTTGTGCGCGCGCTATGGCGGGCAATCTTTTGACGATGCCGCAGGGGTTTTCGCCTCGGATGCCGATATCGTTGTTATAGCCGTTACCCATAATCAATTGGCTCCGCTTGCGCTTGAGGCCATCAGGGCTGGGAAGCATGTGCTATTGGAAAAGCCTGGTGCCCGCACTGCCGGTGAACTCGCGGATGTCGCCGCACTGGCGAAGGAAAAGAATCTCAAGATTAAGGTCGGCTTCAATCATCGCTTTCACCCAGCCATTTGGAAGGCCAAGGAACTGGTGGACCAGGGCGCGGTCGGTGAAATACTCTTTGTCCGTGGGCGGTACGGGCATGGCGGAAGACCGGGATACGACAAGGAGTGGCGGTTCAGCAAAAGCCTTTCCGGTGGCGGCGAACTACTGGATCAAGGCACCCATCTTATTGATCTTTCTCGCTGGTTTCTCGGCGAATTTACCGAGGTTCGCGGAGTTCTTCCTCGCTATTTTTGGAGAGGAGAGGTCGAAGACAACTGTTTTTTGACCTTGCTCACCGCGAAAGGACAATGCGCGCATTTGCATGCCAGTTGGACCGAGTGGAAAAACATGTTCTGCCTTGAGATATACGGGAAGGACGGGAAGTTGCAGATTGACGGTCTAGGCGGCAGCTATGGGCTTGAGCAACTGGCTTTTTACAAAATGCTGCCGGGCATGGGCCCGCCAGAAACAACCATATGGCAATACCCTTTTCCTGACTCGTCCTGGGCGTTGGAAATGCACGAACTGGTTGATGCAATTCAAAACGACCGACAGCCTGTGGGCGACATCGCGGATGCGATCGCCAACCTGACTGTTGTGGACGCCCTTTATGCACAAGGAGCCTCGGCATGA
- a CDS encoding Galactokinase/mevalonate kinase, whose protein sequence is MIIARSPLRITLGGGGTDLPSYYRSHEGFLIAGAIDKYVYVTVMRPFTPGIYLKYSQLENVKTVDEVQHKIIREALIMQQLRTPQIEITTLADIPAGTGLGSSGSFTTALLKALHTHRRQLLLPGELAEMACHIEIDRLGEPIGKQDQYIAAYGGLTCFTFHADDTVSAQPLNVPFQTICDLEDKLLLFFTGFSRSAGSILKDQNVRSQKSDQDMLRNLHYVKELGRRCKDALENSDLEGFGCLMHEHWEHKKKRSGGMSNPEIDAWYDLGMRNGALGGKLVGAGGGGFLMFLADDTVKLRRAMCGAGLEEVRFRFDFDGTKTML, encoded by the coding sequence ATGATCATAGCCCGTAGCCCGCTTCGCATTACCCTCGGCGGTGGAGGGACGGATCTGCCATCCTATTACCGCTCCCATGAGGGGTTTCTTATAGCAGGGGCGATAGATAAATATGTCTATGTCACCGTGATGCGGCCGTTTACACCGGGAATATATTTGAAATATTCCCAACTAGAGAATGTTAAAACAGTTGATGAAGTGCAGCACAAGATTATCCGTGAAGCCCTGATCATGCAGCAATTGCGAACGCCGCAGATCGAAATCACCACCTTGGCGGATATCCCTGCTGGTACAGGGTTGGGGTCGTCCGGGAGTTTTACCACGGCTCTGCTCAAGGCCCTGCATACACACCGCAGGCAACTGCTTTTGCCCGGCGAATTGGCAGAAATGGCCTGCCATATAGAAATTGACCGTCTTGGCGAGCCCATAGGTAAACAGGACCAGTATATTGCAGCGTATGGCGGTTTGACATGCTTTACCTTCCACGCGGATGACACCGTCTCTGCGCAGCCCTTGAACGTGCCTTTTCAGACGATATGCGACCTTGAAGACAAGCTCCTGTTATTTTTTACCGGTTTTTCAAGGAGTGCCGGGTCTATTTTGAAAGACCAGAATGTCAGATCGCAAAAAAGCGATCAGGATATGCTGCGGAATCTGCATTATGTTAAAGAGTTGGGCCGCCGATGTAAGGATGCGCTCGAAAATAGCGATTTGGAGGGATTTGGGTGTCTCATGCACGAGCATTGGGAGCATAAAAAAAAGCGTTCAGGCGGCATGAGTAACCCGGAAATCGATGCCTGGTACGATCTAGGCATGCGCAATGGCGCTCTCGGCGGCAAACTTGTCGGCGCGGGCGGCGGCGGATTCCTGATGTTCCTCGCTGATGATACGGTCAAGCTTCGGCGGGCCATGTGCGGCGCGGGGCTGGAGGAAGTCCGCTTCAGGTTTGATTTTGACGGCACCAAAACCATGCTGTGA
- a CDS encoding hypothetical protein (Evidence 5 : No homology to any previously reported sequences), whose protein sequence is MAWRYALGIVPRWMQPLQNFNMKHPHSKRSWHFRQMFQTRITWSVFAVPPWRRSVICIF, encoded by the coding sequence GTGGCTTGGCGCTATGCGCTCGGAATAGTGCCGCGCTGGATGCAGCCGTTGCAGAACTTCAACATGAAGCATCCCCACAGCAAGCGATCCTGGCACTTCAGGCAGATGTTTCAAACCAGGATCACGTGGAGCGTTTTTGCCGTACCGCCTTGGAGACGTTCGGTGATATGCATTTTTTGA
- a CDS encoding conserved hypothetical protein (Evidence 4 : Homologs of previously reported genes of unknown function): protein MKLGNMTVCVQGLWHLGSVTAAALASLGFHVVGLDETPDTAALLAQGRAPVMEPGLDDLLRQGLDAGHLSFTISREVALAHADVLWVTYDTPVDEDDVADVDAVIASVLSSISCLRPGAVVLVSSQLPVGSISRLEEESFRIRQAKDVFFACSPENLRLGNALKVFLEPDRIIVGCRDISARNVLERLLSPISSQLEWMRTESAEMTKHAINAFLATSVVFANEIACLCEATGADAKEVERGLKTEQRIGPKAYLSPGAAFAGGTLARDIAFLGTVAQINQLQVPLLHSVKVSNDAHKSWVKIKLATLFPKLTGVHIAVWGLTYKAGTDTLRRSAAVELVEYLCGQGANVHVHDPAVPQLPANWGPLIQRHTDPISAVARAQVLVVGTAWPEYRNIAPEMVFSKNPNLAVIDADRFLLGWADKVSTYYAVGSTNQ, encoded by the coding sequence ATGAAGCTGGGCAATATGACTGTTTGTGTGCAAGGCTTGTGGCATTTGGGCAGCGTGACTGCGGCAGCCTTGGCCTCTTTGGGGTTTCACGTTGTGGGGCTTGACGAAACACCGGACACGGCTGCATTGCTGGCTCAAGGGCGCGCGCCGGTGATGGAGCCGGGCCTTGACGACCTATTGCGCCAAGGGCTTGATGCGGGGCATCTTTCTTTTACGATTTCACGGGAAGTGGCTCTTGCCCATGCCGATGTTTTATGGGTAACGTACGACACTCCCGTGGACGAAGATGACGTTGCCGATGTAGATGCTGTGATTGCCTCTGTTCTTTCTTCAATTTCTTGCCTCCGTCCCGGTGCCGTGGTGTTGGTTTCTTCGCAGCTCCCTGTTGGTTCCATTAGCCGCCTTGAAGAGGAAAGCTTCCGTATTCGGCAAGCAAAGGACGTGTTTTTCGCCTGTTCGCCTGAGAACCTGCGCTTGGGCAATGCGTTGAAAGTATTTTTGGAACCAGACAGAATTATTGTTGGCTGTCGTGACATTTCTGCCCGAAACGTTCTCGAACGTCTGCTTTCGCCGATTTCTTCGCAACTGGAGTGGATGCGGACAGAGTCGGCGGAGATGACCAAACATGCCATTAATGCTTTTTTGGCTACATCAGTTGTTTTTGCGAACGAGATTGCTTGTCTTTGTGAAGCAACCGGAGCAGACGCCAAAGAGGTTGAGCGGGGGCTGAAGACAGAGCAGCGTATCGGTCCAAAAGCCTACTTGTCGCCGGGAGCGGCTTTCGCGGGTGGAACTCTTGCCCGGGATATTGCTTTTTTGGGAACTGTGGCCCAGATTAACCAATTGCAAGTTCCTTTGTTGCATTCCGTAAAGGTGAGCAATGACGCGCACAAGTCTTGGGTAAAAATAAAACTTGCAACACTGTTTCCGAAACTTACGGGTGTCCATATTGCAGTCTGGGGGTTAACTTACAAGGCGGGAACAGATACCTTGCGCCGTTCCGCCGCCGTGGAGTTAGTTGAGTATCTTTGTGGGCAGGGTGCAAATGTCCATGTGCATGACCCGGCCGTCCCCCAGCTGCCTGCAAACTGGGGGCCTCTGATTCAGCGGCACACCGATCCCATTTCCGCCGTGGCACGGGCACAGGTGTTGGTTGTCGGAACGGCATGGCCGGAATATAGAAATATTGCCCCGGAGATGGTTTTTTCCAAAAACCCGAACCTTGCCGTGATTGATGCAGATCGATTTCTCCTGGGCTGGGCCGACAAGGTTTCCACATACTATGCGGTTGGCAGCACAAATCAATAG
- a CDS encoding conserved hypothetical protein (Evidence 4 : Homologs of previously reported genes of unknown function) → MNSLNVKIFADGADKAGILAMYAKPWIKGFTTNPTLMKKAGITDYAGFAKDVVQAVPDRPLSFEVFSDDFDEMEQQARIISEWGDNVYVKIPVTNTKGESACPLIKRLAAAGVKQNVTALMTLGQVRDVAAALSDGPSAYVSVFAGRIADTGRDPVPVMSAAVAMLAPYPQLELIWASPRELLNIIQANAIGCQIITVTNDILGKLGNLGKELEDFSLDTVKMFRNDAIQAGFSL, encoded by the coding sequence ATGAACAGCTTGAATGTTAAGATATTTGCTGATGGTGCAGACAAGGCCGGAATTCTTGCAATGTACGCAAAACCCTGGATAAAGGGTTTCACCACCAACCCCACACTCATGAAAAAGGCCGGGATTACCGATTATGCCGGATTTGCTAAAGATGTGGTCCAGGCTGTTCCCGACAGGCCGCTGTCTTTTGAGGTTTTTTCAGATGATTTTGATGAAATGGAGCAGCAGGCACGCATCATCAGTGAGTGGGGCGATAACGTCTATGTGAAGATTCCGGTGACGAACACGAAGGGCGAGTCAGCTTGTCCTTTGATCAAACGCCTTGCCGCTGCGGGAGTAAAACAAAACGTGACTGCGCTCATGACGTTGGGACAGGTGCGTGACGTCGCCGCCGCTCTTTCCGACGGACCTTCCGCATATGTTTCCGTCTTTGCGGGGCGCATCGCGGACACGGGCCGTGATCCCGTTCCCGTTATGAGCGCGGCCGTCGCCATGCTTGCGCCGTATCCGCAGCTCGAGCTTATTTGGGCCAGTCCGCGTGAACTTCTTAATATCATCCAGGCAAATGCCATTGGGTGTCAGATTATTACCGTGACCAACGACATTCTTGGCAAGTTGGGCAATCTTGGAAAAGAGTTGGAAGACTTTTCACTTGATACGGTCAAAATGTTCCGTAACGACGCGATACAGGCGGGTTTTTCGTTATAA
- a CDS encoding Dehydrogenases with different specificities (Related to short-chain alcohol dehydrogenases) produces MPHLLQGKFGIVTGANQGLGLEIARLCLRAGVSGLALCARNSAALDAAVAELQHEASPQQAILALQADVSNQDHVERFCRTALETFGDMHFLINNAGIYGPVGPIESVDWNEWQQALAINLGGSVLMCRALIPHFKKKREGKIIQISGGGATNPMPNFTAYAASKAAVVRFVESLAKELAEYGIDVNSIAPGLLDTRLLQEVVDAGPDAAGKDFYDKMIAAKESGKTTPLSLGAELAVFLASDASRGITGRLISAQWDKWREWPNHLSELESSDMYTLRRITGRDRGHDWGDV; encoded by the coding sequence ATGCCACATCTTTTGCAAGGTAAATTTGGAATAGTTACAGGCGCAAATCAGGGACTTGGATTGGAAATAGCCCGGCTTTGTCTTCGCGCTGGGGTTAGTGGCTTGGCGCTATGCGCTCGGAATAGTGCCGCGCTGGATGCAGCCGTTGCAGAACTTCAACATGAAGCATCCCCACAGCAAGCGATCCTGGCACTTCAGGCAGATGTTTCAAACCAGGATCACGTGGAGCGTTTTTGCCGTACCGCCTTGGAGACGTTCGGTGATATGCATTTTTTGATAAATAACGCCGGTATTTATGGACCGGTAGGCCCGATCGAATCTGTGGACTGGAATGAATGGCAGCAGGCGTTGGCCATCAACTTAGGCGGGTCTGTCTTGATGTGCCGCGCCCTGATTCCGCATTTCAAAAAAAAGCGGGAAGGGAAAATCATCCAAATTTCCGGAGGGGGCGCCACCAATCCCATGCCCAACTTCACCGCGTATGCGGCGAGCAAGGCCGCTGTTGTGCGTTTTGTCGAGAGTTTGGCCAAAGAGCTTGCCGAGTATGGCATTGACGTAAATTCCATTGCGCCGGGTTTGCTTGATACCCGTTTGCTGCAAGAGGTTGTTGATGCAGGACCGGATGCCGCCGGAAAAGATTTTTACGACAAAATGATTGCTGCCAAAGAAAGTGGTAAAACAACGCCGCTTTCTTTGGGGGCGGAACTCGCCGTTTTTCTTGCCTCAGACGCAAGCAGAGGCATCACCGGACGTCTGATAAGCGCCCAGTGGGACAAATGGCGGGAATGGCCGAACCATCTATCCGAGCTTGAAAGTTCGGATATGTATACCCTTCGCCGCATTACCGGACGAGACCGAGGCCATGATTGGGGTGATGTATGA
- a CDS encoding membrane hypothetical protein (Evidence 5 : No homology to any previously reported sequences) — protein MFEFGVLLLFLFSLWALGVAFLRAFGCSEVLDWIAVPLGLCLTVLVHNACYEPLGLAAQTIQCILIVLTGLAVVFLLYKKVFVQKLYIFLSVAAVFCFLALPAWINGEQYYVFRGNYWDHFNYIHMALTVWGNPLDAYPWPASDLSWYAGKDLFLEGRSILLVRPGVSQVLAGLLCSGIPNLHLAVYLYLMALWAVSYSSIYFAWQLILHARKESDIPSLWLRILPPLAVTIGFWGQYVFDINAWSQLASVAPLVAITFLYMAWLAYRLGLSNMDIGRPAYPSLMVLGAGGMVFYPESAGLHACVLGLATILLLVICRQRIRFSRNLCVALLLLPAGMVLLFSPAFSTVMSTAYNQIRGSALNVVDWWQYFDNYWWGLHGAPKKILRALQVVPSVLGMYFITPQYTLPRLIVIPWVAAVALFALAAMHRFSALFRRPSPDEPVLLVFLRMLCISACVPMVYYLASRNFWPLGKALSFVAPYFLFFLLAPLAAKNFWRENSNMRRSWYVLALIILVGHLSFGLIARPVSAIAAQGIGYDARSYPSIQGKKNKKDYRWQLDISSFSPRSNVCIVDQDNPFYHQYIKQKLTYAGIPYYYSEQRKTQQNHGGYTYPPIPKREITDYIVARENTAGVFELHVIPASGWTGDGQ, from the coding sequence GTGTTCGAATTCGGCGTTTTACTGTTGTTTTTATTTTCGCTGTGGGCTCTCGGGGTGGCTTTCCTGAGAGCCTTCGGCTGTTCGGAGGTGTTGGATTGGATTGCGGTACCTCTTGGGCTCTGTCTCACAGTTCTTGTGCACAACGCATGCTATGAACCTTTGGGATTAGCGGCGCAGACCATCCAATGCATCTTGATTGTGCTGACAGGTTTGGCTGTCGTATTCCTTTTGTATAAAAAGGTATTTGTTCAGAAATTGTATATTTTTTTGAGTGTTGCCGCCGTTTTCTGTTTTTTGGCTTTGCCCGCCTGGATAAATGGTGAACAATACTATGTGTTCAGGGGAAATTATTGGGATCATTTCAACTACATCCATATGGCTCTGACCGTATGGGGCAATCCTCTGGATGCGTATCCCTGGCCCGCAAGCGACCTCTCATGGTACGCGGGAAAAGACCTGTTTCTTGAAGGGAGGTCGATCCTGTTGGTGCGACCTGGGGTTTCGCAGGTTTTGGCAGGATTGCTTTGCAGCGGGATCCCCAACCTTCATCTGGCGGTCTATTTATATTTAATGGCCTTATGGGCTGTTTCGTACTCTTCTATTTATTTCGCCTGGCAGCTGATCCTTCACGCGCGCAAAGAGTCGGACATTCCTTCATTGTGGCTCCGCATCCTGCCCCCGCTGGCAGTGACCATCGGCTTTTGGGGACAGTATGTTTTCGATATAAACGCCTGGAGTCAGCTGGCTTCCGTCGCGCCCCTGGTCGCTATCACATTTCTTTATATGGCGTGGTTGGCATACCGGCTGGGCCTTTCCAACATGGACATAGGCAGGCCCGCATACCCGTCCCTCATGGTTTTGGGGGCTGGCGGCATGGTTTTTTATCCCGAATCCGCAGGGCTCCATGCCTGTGTATTGGGGCTTGCCACCATCTTGCTGCTGGTAATCTGCCGACAACGAATACGGTTTTCCCGGAACCTGTGCGTTGCGCTGCTCCTGTTGCCAGCCGGCATGGTGCTGCTATTCTCACCCGCGTTCTCCACGGTGATGTCGACAGCGTACAATCAAATCCGTGGATCTGCCCTGAACGTTGTTGATTGGTGGCAGTATTTTGACAATTACTGGTGGGGGCTACATGGCGCGCCCAAAAAGATTTTGCGAGCTCTGCAAGTGGTCCCTTCAGTGTTGGGCATGTATTTCATCACCCCGCAGTATACGTTGCCGCGCCTTATTGTGATCCCTTGGGTTGCTGCGGTTGCGTTATTCGCCCTTGCCGCCATGCACCGATTTTCCGCTTTATTCAGGCGCCCGTCTCCCGATGAGCCTGTGCTTCTTGTCTTTTTGCGGATGCTGTGCATCAGCGCCTGCGTCCCTATGGTGTATTATCTTGCATCAAGGAATTTTTGGCCTCTCGGGAAAGCTCTTTCGTTTGTTGCTCCGTACTTTTTGTTTTTCCTTCTTGCCCCCCTTGCAGCCAAAAATTTTTGGCGAGAAAACAGTAACATGCGCCGGTCCTGGTATGTTCTTGCGCTGATTATCCTTGTTGGGCATCTCTCTTTCGGGCTTATAGCCAGGCCTGTTTCCGCTATTGCGGCGCAAGGTATTGGATATGACGCCAGATCATATCCTTCCATTCAAGGAAAAAAGAACAAAAAAGACTATCGTTGGCAATTGGATATTTCTTCGTTTTCCCCCCGTAGCAACGTGTGCATAGTGGATCAGGACAATCCGTTTTATCATCAATATATCAAGCAGAAGCTGACATATGCCGGGATTCCCTACTATTACTCCGAGCAGCGGAAAACGCAGCAGAATCATGGGGGGTATACCTATCCTCCGATTCCCAAGCGGGAAATAACCGACTATATCGTTGCCAGGGAAAACACTGCGGGTGTTTTTGAGCTTCACGTTATTCCGGCATCTGGGTGGACCGGCGACGGGCAATGA
- a CDS encoding NAD-dependent epimerase/dehydratase produces MQTTHFITGGAGFIGSTLADRLLVEGHRVIVFDNLSTGQRAFLADASRSDRFTLVEADLLDLDVLVKTMAGAAMVWHLAANADVRFGLEHPRKDLEQNTIATHNVLEAMRANNVKKIAFSSTGSIYGEPEVHPTPENAPFPIQTSLYGASKLACEALIQAYCEGFGFSGYIFRFVSVLGERYTHGHVFDFCQKLLADSSVLPVLGNGRQRKSYMYVQDCIDAMLLAVIQGTAKVNIFNLGVDDYVEVNDSIAVITREMRVRPRLEYSGGERGWVGDSPFIWLDTARIRALGWEPKVSIRDAVGLTVQWLLRNDWVFSARNA; encoded by the coding sequence ATGCAAACAACACATTTTATCACCGGCGGCGCGGGCTTTATCGGGTCAACGCTGGCAGACAGATTGCTGGTTGAGGGCCACCGGGTCATTGTTTTTGATAACCTCTCTACCGGACAGCGCGCATTCTTGGCCGACGCTTCGCGCAGTGACCGCTTCACTCTTGTTGAAGCCGACCTTCTTGATCTGGACGTTTTGGTGAAAACCATGGCCGGGGCGGCAATGGTGTGGCATTTAGCGGCCAACGCTGATGTGCGCTTCGGTCTGGAGCATCCCCGCAAGGATTTGGAGCAAAATACCATTGCTACGCATAATGTTCTGGAAGCGATGCGCGCCAACAACGTAAAGAAGATAGCCTTTTCATCTACCGGCTCAATTTACGGCGAACCAGAGGTGCATCCCACGCCGGAGAATGCTCCCTTTCCCATCCAAACTTCCCTATATGGAGCTTCAAAGCTGGCATGCGAAGCTCTTATCCAGGCATATTGCGAGGGATTCGGTTTTTCTGGGTATATTTTCCGGTTCGTTTCAGTTCTTGGGGAACGCTATACTCACGGCCATGTTTTTGATTTTTGTCAAAAGCTTCTTGCGGACTCCTCTGTGCTTCCGGTCCTCGGCAATGGGCGCCAGCGCAAGTCGTATATGTATGTACAGGATTGCATTGACGCCATGTTGCTTGCTGTCATCCAGGGCACGGCCAAGGTTAATATTTTTAACCTCGGTGTTGACGATTACGTGGAAGTGAATGATTCCATTGCCGTGATTACAAGAGAAATGCGGGTACGCCCACGCCTGGAATACAGCGGCGGTGAAAGAGGGTGGGTGGGAGACAGTCCGTTTATTTGGCTGGATACGGCCCGTATCCGTGCGCTTGGTTGGGAGCCGAAAGTGTCTATCCGGGATGCAGTGGGCTTGACTGTGCAATGGCTGCTGCGGAATGATTGGGTTTTTTCCGCGCGCAATGCGTAA